Part of the Synechococcales cyanobacterium T60_A2020_003 genome, GGGACAATCGATTTGGAGATCGGGTTAGATCTCACCGCTGCTGTGGATTCGGTCAATGCCGAGGATTTTATGAGTACGTTCCAACTGGAACTGCCCTTCCCAGTCACGGGAGCATTGATGACGGAACAGGTGGACGTAACCGGGTCTTTTGACCACGTTATGTTTGCCGGACGAGTCTACAATGCAGAGCCAATCCAGTTTGATCGAGTATTGTTCCCCAAGGCGCAAACTGACTTTACCTTTGACAAAACCAATGACCATTTGATTCTCAAAGACCTCCGGTTCTATCCAGAGGTGGGGGGACAGTTTACCCTTGATGCTGATATTCATCTGGGCGATGACGATAAGGGCGAGTATGATGTCTTTTGGGTAGATGCTCAGTTGGCCGGAGTCCCGGTTGATCAGCTTTTACAGGGATATGAGGTGTCCATTCCAGACCAAACCCTGGGGAATCTCTACGCCAAACTCCATCTTGAATCCTTTGAAGATAATCCTGATCTACAAATGGAATGGGCGTTGCAGGAAGGGCAGTATCCGGTTAAGGGCGTGATTACGGCGACCAATGACCAACTGCGCTTTACGGATACCCAACTTCAGATTGGCGGTGGAGTCGTAACGGCGGAAGGGGCGATCGCCAACGGAAACTGGCAAGCAACGATTCAGGGAACGCAGATTGCTTTACAAGGGCTGGGGTTAGAGATTCCCGGTTCTGCCGAGGGAGAACTCAATCTCAACGGTCAGCTTGCCACCTTAGATCTCAATGGAATTCAGGGCGATGGACAACTCCGGGTGAATCTCGGTTCAGGATCGGTGAACGCGGATTTAGGATTGGCAAACGGCAACTGGCAAGCGGTCGTAGCGTCTACGCCGATTTCTCTAAATACCTTTGATGCGGCATTGCCAGGACATCTTCAAGGGCGATTTACGCTGGATGGTTCCTTGGCTGAACTCTCTCCCCAGGCGATCGCCGCTGAGGGGCAGATCCAGCTTGTCGATGTCCTCACCATTCAGGATGAGCCATTGACCGCTGATCTACGCTGGTTGGGCGATCGCCTAGAGATTGCTAATGCTGGGAATTCTGTGCTGAACCTCAACGGTGGCATCGATGTGGATTTTGGTGGAGGATGGACACCGACGCTAGGCGAATTAGCGTTGAATCTCTCGGCTCAACAGCTTGATCTCAACGATATTGATATTTTGCCGTTAGAATCTCTCGATCTTCAGGGAGTGCTAACGATGAATGGAACGGTGAGCGGTACGATCGATCAGCCTGAACTGCTGGCAGATGTGGATCTTCAACAATTTGCCGTTCAAACCATCGCCTTTGACCCTCAACTTCAGGGACAGATCCACTACACCCCCGATCAGGTCAACATAGACATTCAGGGCGATCGCGACCAGATCCGCGTTCAATCGATGCCCGACGATTTTACCGCCTTTTCCCTCGAGCGTGATCGCACCACGATTCAAGGCAACCTATCCGCAGCGGGACAGCTTAACGCCACGGTGGACGCATTGCCCCTAGAAGCCTTAGACGAATGGGCACAGATCTCGTTACTCCAACCCCTAGGCGGCGATCTCTCTGCAACCGTAACGGCGGATCTCTCAGCAGGCGATCGCCCCCAAGCCCAGGCTAACTTTGCCATCACCCAGCCTGTCATTGGCCCTCTGGACTCGACCCTCCATCCCGATCATCAGGGCGATCGCCTATCGGGAACCCTCCTCTACGCGGACGATATCGTTCATCTTTCCGATGGTCAAATCCAGCTTGGGAACAGTGCCTTTGCCGTCAATGGTCAAGCAACACTATCTCCTGATCTCGCTGGAAATCTCCATCTTTCCGTAGAACAGGGGCAGATTCAAGACCTGATCACAGCCGTTCCCTCCCTCTCAACGTGGACACCGAATGAGCTAGCCGCAGCGTCTCCGGTTCCCCTCGATCTTCCCGCCATTGCCAATGCCCAGGGGACTTTCTCAGGGGATATTCAGATCGGGCGATCGCCCCAGGGAGAACTTGCCGCTCAGGTGAATGTATTGGGTGAAAACTGGCAGTGGGGTGATTTTGCGATCGCTAAGGTTGAGCTTGCGGATAGTTCCGTGGATGCTCAACAGCAGGTGACGCTTCCCATCTCCCTATCGGGCTTTAGCTACGCTGGATCTGATCCCTTGACCACAGAGATTGTGCTTTCCGGTCAGTGGAACGATGCCGCACCCACAGGACAAATCCGGCTTGCGCCCATTCCCCTATCGGTGATCGCATCGATGATGGATCTACCCGTTGCCGTCGATGGACAGGTAGGGGCGATCGCCACGGTGTCGGGCTTGCCAACCCAACCTGAGGTCGTGGGCGAGTTGGAACTACTAGAGGCCCAGATTCACGACATCACC contains:
- a CDS encoding DUF748 domain-containing protein, which encodes MKRSNLPLFLPTSPWRSRLFQTSVVFSVSLFVSGASGAKWGWEYVQDNLAPEISRELSHSLNRPIVIGDVESVSLNSIRFSASSMPAISTDQDTMDIEAVEVTFNPLEFIQNQRLSIDVTLHNAVFWIDEQPEGWIEIEIPNTEDDLIEIRMIHLKNASVDLVPLPKEPSDDPRLPVEPPTDLRFESLNGYVTLADDGSTLDLQLQGQAVAGGQVALSGSAALTDDTARIEVHTDQLAIAPFSVLLPPDLVIQDGTVSSDIAIDLQPDTGWQGSGTLDIQNMAARAAGEPNPFKDLSVQIEVRDRQLHLHQGEMKFGGIPFRRIEGTIDLEIGLDLTAAVDSVNAEDFMSTFQLELPFPVTGALMTEQVDVTGSFDHVMFAGRVYNAEPIQFDRVLFPKAQTDFTFDKTNDHLILKDLRFYPEVGGQFTLDADIHLGDDDKGEYDVFWVDAQLAGVPVDQLLQGYEVSIPDQTLGNLYAKLHLESFEDNPDLQMEWALQEGQYPVKGVITATNDQLRFTDTQLQIGGGVVTAEGAIANGNWQATIQGTQIALQGLGLEIPGSAEGELNLNGQLATLDLNGIQGDGQLRVNLGSGSVNADLGLANGNWQAVVASTPISLNTFDAALPGHLQGRFTLDGSLAELSPQAIAAEGQIQLVDVLTIQDEPLTADLRWLGDRLEIANAGNSVLNLNGGIDVDFGGGWTPTLGELALNLSAQQLDLNDIDILPLESLDLQGVLTMNGTVSGTIDQPELLADVDLQQFAVQTIAFDPQLQGQIHYTPDQVNIDIQGDRDQIRVQSMPDDFTAFSLERDRTTIQGNLSAAGQLNATVDALPLEALDEWAQISLLQPLGGDLSATVTADLSAGDRPQAQANFAITQPVIGPLDSTLHPDHQGDRLSGTLLYADDIVHLSDGQIQLGNSAFAVNGQATLSPDLAGNLHLSVEQGQIQDLITAVPSLSTWTPNELAAASPVPLDLPAIANAQGTFSGDIQIGRSPQGELAAQVNVLGENWQWGDFAIAKVELADSSVDAQQQVTLPISLSGFSYAGSDPLTTEIVLSGQWNDAAPTGQIRLAPIPLSVIASMMDLPVAVDGQVGAIATVSGLPTQPEVVGELELLEAQIHDITVPHAKIGFSYGADGLMLEEWNTLPSSVTAQD